Part of the Triplophysa rosa linkage group LG3, Trosa_1v2, whole genome shotgun sequence genome, CCCCTGTAGCAATTTTCATAGTTTCTCTCCGTGTAtgtttgtagtgtttttgacCTGGGTGAACTGCTACAGCGTGCGTTTGGCCACTCGCATCCAGGATGTGTTTACTGTTGGAAAGCTTCTGGCTCTCGGTCTCATCATTACTGTTGGTCTGATGCAGATCTATGGAGGTGAGAACATCAGAGAATGAATTCATTAATTCTCCATGATTTTGCAAATGTCACTTTGCCATGGTAATAGGTCAATATTTAAGCATTACATGCATTGGCCCGgtgtaatacagttcaaagtaaggaaggaaggaggaggGAAGCGGGAACATTAaatcaaacttttaataaaataaaccaagaacaaaacgaaagtaaaggacagctacctcacggtcaactgccggccacacaaacataaataaaacttaacacaatgtccaggcctggtcctctctcgtcgtacactccCATTGctcatccttttatgcttccgtagctcctccgtgagagatgcgagaccggtgcaatgcgcagctgacactcattatcactcgcgtcaccggacTCGCACCTGTCACATTCCACGTAACagcaccgttccctcacggctctcgtcccgccttcctcgttacacccggtttcacagacaaggctaaacttaagccaggactatgccttagttaaattaggatctttaagtcactttttaaaaaatgctttgggaaaaaaacattagcatcttgagataaaacaatggcattgacatatttttagaaatatcagggcaagttttttttccagttaaaacagctcaaacattcattttagtctgggactagtcttaagcctcaTCTGTGAAACCGGCCCCTAATTTTTTCATTTACTATAATTTGTGCAGTTAGCTGGGGGTATATTatccaaaacagaaaacaatagtttTGGATAAGAGCTACAATTCAGAATTGCATGCCTGTATTAGGATACAATTAcaacaaaccttaaaaatagGCTacacaaaattgctaaaattaaataaacactcAAGTTATATTACATTTACCATGTTAATCAAATATTTTGGAGACTAGATTAATTATATTAGAATTCGAAGGATAGCTCTTGATTTTGACGTAAGGTTTAAGCCTAGCAAAGCAGGCACATGCTGGTCATCTTAAAACGGCCAAAAATGGTTTAAATAATCGTTCTAGTTAATATATCGTTCTGTCATTATATAAAATGGGTGAAATCTGCCACATCTCCTCTGCATTGAcaataactgtttttttttactctgtGCACTTGAGAAACCTGTTTCTGTGTGCTTAGGCAATTATGAGAGCCTGACTCCACAGGTAGCGTTCAGGTTTGATAAACCGCCGTCTATAGGACAGATCGCTCTGGCTTTTCTACACGCCTCCTTTGCCTTCAGTGGCTGGAACTTTCTTAACTATGTTACAGAAGAACTGGTGGATCCAAGAAGGTTAGTTTCATATCACTATtcgagaaaataaaataatttttctgAAACAACATTACTGGGTCACGCTCAGGATAATCCCACTTGTGGTCATattactcaactttatttatatagagctttttacaattttcattgttacagagcagctgtacataagacatattgactataagcaaaccaattaaagttgtacctgcaaaaacaagaaaaaggtgaaaacaaagaagacagacatacccacatacaaaacactccacacacacacaatatgcaaacgtactaacacacatacacatagacacacacacacggacgtgcacacagacaagtacgtacacacacacacacacacacacacacacacacactgtgacctcaagacttgactattgtaatgcactgcttagtggttgtcctacatcatcaataaacaaactacagttagatcagaatgcagctgccagagttctaaccaggtccagaaaatacgatcacataaccccaatgttatcaacccttcactggttacccattaagtatcgtattgactttaaagttcttttaattacttataaagccttaaacggtttagcccctacctaaagtacataacagagcttctaccacactacaacccatcacgctctctagaATTATAatacctagaataactaaatccaccaaagggggtagagctttctcatacgtattgaataactttctttcttctgcagaacacaaaagaagatattttgaaaaatgttggcaacagaacagcacagccatccattcacttctattgtaaccaatgaaaatgaatggggggctgttaacaacattcttcaaaatatcttctttcgtgttctgcagaagaaagaaagtcatacaggtttgaaatgacaagagggtgagtaaatgattttgaaggtgaactactcctttaagaaaatacataaaaatcagtTCTCAATACTTTCTTTACCCTGTTTGATAATTATGTCAGCTTGGCAACATTTGACTTCAATACATGTAAAgattacatgtaaaatatatacatgtaaaagataaacaaagtaacctgcaattttatgtttccaAGAGAGATGGCGATAGCGAGAAGGTTACAAACTGCAGCTTTTTCAAAGattttgaaaaagaaatgtCATGATGCATTACTTCTTTGTTAATGCTATTTTTATGCTATTgcacaaaatgttgtttttatcagGAATCTGCCACGAGCCATATACATCTCCATCCCACTGGTGACCATTGTGTACACTCTCACAAATATTGCATACTTCTCATCTATGTCTCCCGATGAGCTCCTTTCCTCCAATGCAGTGGCTGTTGTGAGTATACTGGCCTTTGTCTTATCGTGTCTCCTTGTCATTTTATGTTACTGTAATGTTTATAGTCTGTTGATGCTTGCCACAGACTTTCGGTGAGAAACTTCTTGGGGTGTTTTCTACTCTCATGCCAATCTCTGTGGCACTCTCAACTTTTGGGGGCATCAATGGTTACCTCTTCACCTCCTCCAGGTGTGCACATTATCTGCTTTTCAACTGTGTGTGATAAAAACACTGTGTgtgatcatttatttttgtaaaccaGACTAAGACAGCATCTTGTGATGAAAtgtaatgctttttaaaaatggtttAGCTTTCGTATGGCTACGTACAGGTTATGTTTTTCTGGAGCGAGGGAAGGACATTTACCCAGTCTTCTGGCTATGATCCACTTTAAGCACTGCACACCGATCCCTGCTCTTCTAGTCTGTGTAGGTGACTTGTACTTTCACAGGATTTCACATCAAATCATAAGAGCAGAGAGTTTCTCTTATAGTAACAcacatctctctctttttcggtactctctctctctctttaccttTTAGTGCACCGCCACAATCGTGATCTTGTGCATTGGAGAAACGCACAACCTTATAAACTATGTGTCTTTCATCAACTACCTCTCTTATGGAGTCACTATTGCTGCCCTACTCTTCTACAGATGGAAGAAGCCAAACCTATACAGGCCCATCAAGGTATTATTTGATGCTGTTTGCTTAGGGCTTTTTATTACCCATGGCAGATTTAAGGTATACCTTTTATCAGTATGAGTTCCCTTGTATCTTAACCTGTGATCTTGGCATGGctaacgcaatgctctaccagttgagctactgGAATCAATTACTATGAAGAtcaaatcccacaatgcattaaaggtccagtgtatgaaatttaaagGCATTTAGCGGTGAGGTGCGAgttgcaaccaactgctcactcaATCCCTCCCCCCTCCCATTCGAAGCACTTCGGAGGTTGGCACAGCATTAAGATGTCACaaagttttcacttctttgctgaaggagataacgtatttacgaaacactcCTTGttgcagtttgtccgtttagggctactgtagaagcaGCATGGCGAATTCCATTCAAGTGGACCTGCGGTGTacatagatagaaatagctcattctaaggtaataaaaacataacgctttattacATAAGGttttttatacacctctgaagacatagttttgtgtattatattgcatttctgccaatagattctccaaaaaaatacacattggacTTTTAACTCATGCATTGCGCATCAACAcaacatttctctttttttttaagttggccAGCTAGTGCAAGTATTTTTGATGATTTTCACAAAATTTCCATGACCACCCAAACTATTGTCTTTTATGAGTTGATGAACATAAAGTATTCAGTATtgttctttaaaaacaa contains:
- the slc7a10b gene encoding asc-type amino acid transporter 1, producing the protein MDGEERRRSDAQRSIMTDSNITGDLRIPERVTLKKEIGLLSACTIIIGNIIGSGIFISPKGVLEHSGSVGLALVVWMLGGGVAALGSLCYAELGVTIPKSGGDYSYVTEIFGGLVGFLLLWSAVLIMYPTTLAVIALTFSNYVLQPVFPYCVPPYMATRMLSAICILFLTWVNCYSVRLATRIQDVFTVGKLLALGLIITVGLMQIYGGNYESLTPQVAFRFDKPPSIGQIALAFLHASFAFSGWNFLNYVTEELVDPRRNLPRAIYISIPLVTIVYTLTNIAYFSSMSPDELLSSNAVAVTFGEKLLGVFSTLMPISVALSTFGGINGYLFTSSRLCFSGAREGHLPSLLAMIHFKHCTPIPALLVCCTATIVILCIGETHNLINYVSFINYLSYGVTIAALLFYRWKKPNLYRPIKVLFDALAS